One Sodalinema gerasimenkoae IPPAS B-353 DNA segment encodes these proteins:
- a CDS encoding GNAT family N-acetyltransferase yields MVEGEYLDFRIREWQKGDRIPAGRLIASVLLEYGLGWEPTGADRDVVEVERFYLETGGGFWVVEQGETLVGTAGFYPVSRGDRAVELRKMYLLPAVRGRGLGTFLLQQLEAEIQRRGFHTIWVETATVLKEAVQFYERHNYLPATGVETARCDRIYSKTLPQP; encoded by the coding sequence ATGGTTGAAGGAGAGTATTTAGACTTTAGAATCCGAGAGTGGCAAAAGGGCGATCGCATTCCGGCCGGCCGCCTGATTGCTTCGGTTCTCTTGGAATATGGCCTCGGCTGGGAACCGACGGGGGCCGATCGCGATGTGGTGGAAGTGGAACGCTTCTATCTCGAAACTGGAGGGGGGTTTTGGGTCGTTGAACAGGGGGAGACTCTGGTGGGAACGGCGGGGTTTTACCCGGTGTCTCGGGGCGATCGCGCGGTAGAATTACGAAAAATGTACCTGCTCCCTGCTGTCCGCGGCCGAGGCTTAGGAACCTTTCTCCTGCAACAATTAGAAGCGGAAATCCAACGGCGAGGCTTCCACACCATCTGGGTGGAGACTGCCACGGTTCTTAAGGAAGCGGTTCAGTTTTATGAACGACACAACTATCTCCCGGCAACTGGGGTAGAGACGGCCAGGTGCGATCGCATCTACTCGAAAACCCTCCCCCAACCCTGA
- a CDS encoding phosphoribosyltransferase has protein sequence MPELYVSWSDYHRTVERLAVQIYKSQWEFDEIICLARGGLRVGDTLSRIFNRPLAILSTASYGGAEGREQGEVIVSRSLSMTTSELGRRLLIVDDLVDSGDSLKAVLAWLYEHYGDHISELRTAVLWCKACATFTPDYYVRYLEDNPWIHQPFEAYEKMDLSAYLSETENPDSQL, from the coding sequence ATGCCCGAGCTTTATGTGTCCTGGTCAGACTATCATCGCACTGTCGAACGTCTAGCGGTGCAGATTTACAAATCCCAATGGGAGTTTGACGAAATCATCTGTTTAGCCCGAGGAGGATTACGAGTGGGGGATACCCTCTCGCGCATCTTTAACCGTCCCTTGGCTATCTTATCCACCGCCTCCTATGGGGGCGCCGAGGGACGAGAACAGGGGGAGGTGATTGTCTCTCGTTCCCTGTCGATGACCACATCTGAGTTAGGGCGACGATTGCTCATCGTTGATGATTTAGTCGATTCTGGCGATTCCCTAAAAGCGGTGTTGGCTTGGCTGTATGAGCATTATGGAGACCATATCTCAGAACTGAGAACGGCGGTGTTATGGTGTAAAGCTTGTGCAACGTTTACACCGGATTATTATGTTCGTTATTTAGAGGACAATCCCTGGATTCACCAGCCCTTTGAGGCATACGAAAAAATGGATTTATCAGCCTATTTATCAGAAACCGAGAACCCCGATTCTCAACTGTGA
- the petC gene encoding cytochrome b6-f complex iron-sulfur subunit translates to MAPNPKIMEAVEGLNYRVTVGDVASQAGLDVNLAQKGLLALASDANAHLQVAETGDIVYDFPRNFRNILRGKFLRLRFQAWWEKVWNVLFYLIRISFGTLLIVSIILIFVAITIIIVALNSNRDSNSSSSRSSSRSGGGGFFFIPRFWIGDLFWFYDPNPSRSRNRKRKARTAGQSDSEMNFLEAVFSFLFGDGNPNADLEERRWKDIAQVIRNHNGVVVAEQIAPYLDDLGNQFARETEDYMIPVLSKFDGSPEVSPEGELVYRFPELQVTAKQQRRKPVETYLTESPWTFSQADSGQISMSIGLGSVNIIGGGVLGVLLQNEELVAELGGLVAFVDSIYWLLIAYGVAFLTVPLVRYFWIKRRNQKVQRRNAERQERALEFERIEPQLRPKLDYARQFAQQTAIGTDDLAYTTEKDVRQLLNFLTGATVAVAAGGAAYPALRYFVPPQEGDGSGTIVAKDQLGNPIPAQQILSEPPGTRALIAGLAGEPTYLTVDADGSLNSMAIVDNCTHLGCTFPWNASAGQFQCPCHGSRYNEQGNVLRGPANRPLKIAHVEVKGDRIWLSPWTETDPRTGERPWWV, encoded by the coding sequence ATGGCTCCCAACCCCAAGATTATGGAAGCGGTAGAAGGACTCAACTACCGCGTCACCGTCGGCGACGTCGCTAGTCAAGCCGGCCTCGATGTTAACTTAGCTCAGAAAGGGTTATTGGCCTTGGCCTCCGATGCCAACGCTCATCTACAGGTTGCCGAGACGGGTGATATTGTCTATGACTTCCCTCGCAACTTCCGCAACATTCTGCGGGGGAAGTTCCTACGTCTGCGGTTTCAGGCTTGGTGGGAGAAGGTGTGGAATGTTCTGTTCTATCTCATCCGCATCTCCTTCGGAACCCTGCTGATTGTCTCGATTATTCTCATTTTTGTGGCGATTACGATTATTATCGTAGCCCTCAACTCCAACCGCGATAGCAACAGCAGCAGCAGTCGTAGTAGTAGCCGTAGCGGTGGCGGCGGATTTTTCTTTATTCCTCGCTTCTGGATTGGCGATCTCTTCTGGTTTTATGACCCCAATCCCAGTCGCAGTCGCAATCGGAAACGCAAGGCCAGGACGGCGGGTCAAAGTGATTCTGAGATGAACTTCCTAGAGGCGGTGTTTTCCTTCCTGTTTGGGGATGGAAACCCGAATGCTGATTTAGAGGAACGCCGCTGGAAAGATATTGCTCAGGTGATTCGTAATCACAATGGGGTGGTGGTTGCTGAGCAAATTGCTCCCTATTTGGATGATTTGGGCAATCAGTTTGCTCGGGAAACAGAAGATTATATGATTCCCGTCTTGTCCAAGTTTGACGGTTCCCCAGAAGTGAGTCCGGAAGGGGAGTTAGTATATCGCTTCCCAGAATTGCAGGTTACGGCGAAGCAACAGCGTCGTAAACCAGTCGAAACCTATTTGACGGAATCTCCTTGGACGTTTAGTCAAGCCGATTCGGGTCAAATTTCGATGTCCATTGGTTTGGGATCGGTGAACATTATTGGCGGCGGAGTTTTAGGGGTTCTCTTACAAAATGAAGAGTTGGTCGCGGAGTTAGGCGGCTTGGTGGCGTTTGTGGACTCCATTTATTGGCTTTTGATTGCCTATGGGGTTGCCTTTTTGACGGTTCCCCTGGTGCGTTATTTCTGGATTAAACGGCGCAATCAGAAGGTTCAACGGCGTAATGCTGAACGTCAGGAACGGGCCCTGGAGTTTGAACGCATCGAACCCCAATTACGACCCAAACTGGACTATGCTCGTCAGTTTGCACAACAAACGGCCATTGGTACAGATGACCTCGCCTATACCACAGAAAAGGATGTTCGTCAGTTGCTCAATTTTCTGACAGGTGCAACCGTCGCAGTGGCGGCGGGAGGTGCCGCCTATCCGGCCCTGCGCTACTTCGTCCCGCCCCAAGAGGGTGATGGGAGCGGTACGATTGTCGCCAAGGATCAATTAGGCAATCCCATCCCCGCCCAACAGATTCTCAGCGAACCTCCGGGAACCCGAGCCTTGATTGCTGGACTGGCTGGGGAACCCACCTATCTGACGGTAGACGCTGACGGCAGCCTCAATTCCATGGCCATTGTTGACAACTGTACCCATCTCGGCTGCACGTTCCCCTGGAATGCCAGCGCCGGCCAGTTTCAATGCCCCTGTCATGGCTCACGCTATAACGAGCAGGGCAATGTGCTACGGGGGCCAGCGAATCGCCCCTTGAAAATTGCTCATGTTGAGGTGAAGGGCGATCGCATCTGGTTATCTCCTTGGACAGAAACTGACCCCCGCACCGGAGAACGGCCCTGGTGGGTCTAA
- a CDS encoding D-alanine--D-alanine ligase family protein, with product MTKQQVGLLFGGRSGEHEVSIFSARAIAQALGSADNASRYAVYPFYISKDGGWHGPDVAQRILDSGQPLSPEEGDKVNLWSFPPEAAEMTVWFPILHGPNGEDGTIQGLLQLMQVPFVGSGVLGSAVGMDKLAMKSAFAQAGLPQVAYRQICRHEIWSNPCVFPKLCDEIDAALGYPCFVKPANLGSSVGISKVRSRGEFEAALDSAASYDRRIIVEAAVPNAREVECAVLGTDNPRVSVIGEIRFQSDFYDYETKYTAGQADLLIPAPLPDTIAQQIRELAAQAFTAVDASGLSRVDFFYQEETGEIFLNEINTLPGFTATSMYPQLWQATGIPFPELVHQLIGFALEKADG from the coding sequence ATGACGAAACAACAGGTGGGACTGCTATTTGGCGGACGTTCCGGGGAACATGAGGTGTCAATTTTCTCCGCAAGGGCGATCGCCCAGGCTCTTGGTTCGGCTGACAATGCCAGTCGTTATGCTGTCTATCCCTTTTATATCAGTAAGGATGGAGGTTGGCATGGCCCGGATGTGGCCCAAAGGATTTTGGACTCGGGACAGCCTCTGAGTCCCGAGGAAGGGGATAAGGTCAATCTTTGGTCATTTCCTCCAGAAGCTGCCGAGATGACGGTGTGGTTCCCGATTCTCCATGGCCCCAATGGGGAAGATGGGACGATTCAAGGGTTATTGCAGTTGATGCAAGTGCCTTTTGTGGGATCAGGGGTTCTCGGTTCGGCGGTGGGGATGGATAAGCTGGCCATGAAGTCGGCCTTTGCCCAGGCGGGACTTCCTCAAGTGGCTTATCGGCAGATTTGCCGTCATGAGATTTGGTCTAATCCTTGTGTGTTTCCTAAACTCTGTGATGAGATTGACGCGGCGTTAGGCTATCCCTGTTTTGTCAAACCCGCCAATTTAGGCTCCTCGGTGGGTATTTCTAAGGTGCGATCGCGCGGTGAGTTTGAAGCCGCCTTAGATAGTGCCGCCAGTTACGATCGCCGCATCATCGTCGAGGCCGCTGTTCCCAACGCCCGCGAAGTTGAATGTGCTGTCCTCGGAACCGACAATCCCCGCGTCTCGGTGATTGGTGAGATTCGCTTTCAGAGCGATTTTTACGACTATGAGACAAAATATACAGCGGGCCAGGCAGATTTATTGATTCCCGCCCCCCTCCCCGATACGATTGCCCAACAGATTCGCGAGTTAGCGGCCCAAGCCTTTACCGCTGTCGATGCGTCGGGGTTATCTCGGGTAGACTTCTTCTATCAGGAGGAGACGGGGGAGATTTTCCTAAATGAGATCAACACCCTCCCCGGCTTTACGGCCACCAGTATGTATCCCCAATTGTGGCAAGCGACGGGGATCCCCTTTCCTGAGTTGGTGCATCAGTTAATTGGTTTCGCGTTAGAAAAAGCTGATGGTTGA